One part of the bacterium genome encodes these proteins:
- a CDS encoding FAD-binding oxidoreductase yields the protein MTEGSRRSIWAWGLESDEPSQEERVGFAKSLSAEWGRDLPVPEAVPLAAVDLRRPRIEPSQALRLFCAADDYERALHTYGASFPERLRAFRGEFSHPPDFVAHPRNEDELEQVMAFCADRSCRAVPWGGGSSVVYGVCIPEDETPCVTIDLDRFDQVLELDETSRAARIQAGVFGPALEDQLRPSGHTLRHFPQSFEWSTLGGWIATRSGGHYATNHTHIDDFVESVRMLTPSGWWESRRLPGSGAGPSPDRLAIGSEGILGVITEAWMRIQRRPRFRATASLRFDEWEPGAEAARHIAQAKLWPANLRLLDPREAKNAGLDGSQALLILGFESAELPQDHNITQAVAIARECGGQIRDEEIRISDSSEKTTGRDGAAGAWRSAFIGVGKGLNLITGLGLIADTFETSITWDRWPEFDREVRASVEKAMAEVAGGGALSCRFTHVYPDGPAPYYTFSTRGRPGAELEQWAEIKAAATDAVIRAGGTSTHHHSVGRMHRDGYDRQRPELFARALRAAKRELDPGSMLNPGVLIDP from the coding sequence CTCGTATCGAACCCAGCCAGGCGCTCCGCCTGTTCTGCGCGGCGGATGACTACGAGCGTGCACTGCATACCTATGGCGCCAGCTTCCCGGAACGCCTGCGCGCCTTCCGCGGCGAGTTCTCCCACCCGCCGGATTTCGTTGCGCATCCGCGCAACGAAGACGAACTCGAACAGGTCATGGCGTTCTGTGCAGATCGCTCCTGCCGGGCCGTGCCCTGGGGCGGCGGTTCGTCGGTGGTCTACGGCGTCTGCATTCCCGAGGACGAGACGCCCTGTGTGACCATCGATCTCGATCGTTTCGATCAGGTGCTCGAGCTGGACGAGACTTCCCGCGCGGCGCGCATCCAAGCCGGCGTCTTCGGGCCAGCGCTCGAGGACCAGCTCCGGCCAAGCGGCCACACCCTGCGCCACTTTCCCCAGAGCTTCGAGTGGTCGACCCTGGGTGGCTGGATCGCGACCCGCTCCGGCGGCCACTACGCGACGAATCACACGCATATCGACGATTTCGTCGAGTCCGTGCGCATGTTGACGCCCTCGGGATGGTGGGAATCCCGGCGGCTTCCGGGCAGTGGGGCCGGGCCGAGCCCCGATCGCCTGGCGATCGGCTCGGAAGGCATCCTGGGCGTGATCACCGAGGCCTGGATGCGCATCCAGCGTCGCCCGCGTTTCCGTGCCACGGCGAGCCTGCGCTTCGACGAATGGGAACCGGGGGCCGAAGCCGCCCGGCACATCGCCCAGGCCAAGCTCTGGCCGGCCAACCTTCGACTGCTCGACCCGAGGGAGGCGAAGAACGCCGGGCTCGATGGCAGCCAGGCGCTGCTGATCCTGGGTTTCGAATCGGCAGAATTGCCCCAGGACCACAACATCACCCAGGCGGTCGCCATCGCCCGGGAGTGCGGCGGGCAGATCCGGGACGAGGAGATTCGCATCTCCGATTCCAGCGAGAAGACCACGGGCCGGGACGGTGCGGCGGGCGCCTGGCGGAGCGCGTTCATCGGCGTGGGAAAGGGCCTGAACCTGATCACGGGTCTGGGCTTGATCGCCGACACCTTCGAGACATCCATCACCTGGGATCGTTGGCCCGAGTTCGACCGGGAGGTCCGGGCCAGCGTGGAAAAGGCCATGGCCGAGGTCGCCGGCGGCGGGGCGCTCTCCTGCCGCTTCACCCACGTGTATCCGGATGGCCCGGCTCCCTACTACACCTTCTCGACCCGCGGACGACCCGGTGCCGAGCTGGAGCAGTGGGCGGAGATCAAGGCCGCAGCCACCGATGCCGTGATCCGCGCCGGCGGTACGAGCACCCACCATCACTCCGTGGGCCGCATGCACCGGGACGGCTACGACCGCCAGCGGCCCGAACTCTTCGCCCGCGCCCTCCGCGCCGCCAAACGAGAACTCGACCCAGGCTCCATGCTCAACCCAGGCGTCTTGATCGACCCCTGA
- a CDS encoding DUF4124 domain-containing protein, with protein MAPRLRLFLLLPLASLLLSADLHVWVDEQGQTHITDGASKPPDGAVADGNVEAVRGLWNGDSRGEPLWTPPGWSGREEDRAIRVLRDAVADLGKGEGGRAGSALRALLRTDPDRPEPHFYLALIEGRRGHLGKAEDHLRTFLSVAGDRFDPWRASAEMRLARLDDERHLMERPAARPLRLVDLEHQAFHIQADAELLKTGEVSFARTVARYLDDARSLVGTRVGAYPAEPTAVVLYGKAAYVKAHAHRFSFQTVGFFDGRIHVVSKAHPAGELRTLLVHEYTHALFREQTGGDRPFWLNEGLAEIYERASQRRAPLSRGEQTRLRNALERGRWIDLHRLAPSFAGLDNKEARLAYAISTSAADWIERHSTAAGRAQLLQRIGEGWPADKALREAIGLDTAGLERSLQAELRGAREGHGAAQPAAQP; from the coding sequence ATGGCTCCCCGTCTCCGGCTCTTCCTCCTGCTTCCGCTGGCCAGCCTGCTCCTCTCGGCGGATCTGCACGTCTGGGTGGATGAGCAGGGTCAGACCCACATCACGGACGGGGCCTCCAAGCCTCCGGATGGCGCTGTCGCGGACGGGAACGTGGAAGCCGTCCGCGGGCTCTGGAATGGCGACAGCCGCGGAGAGCCGCTCTGGACGCCGCCCGGCTGGAGCGGACGCGAGGAGGATCGGGCAATCCGCGTGCTGCGGGATGCCGTGGCCGACCTCGGCAAGGGCGAGGGGGGCAGGGCGGGCTCAGCCCTCCGGGCACTGCTTCGAACCGACCCGGACCGGCCGGAGCCTCATTTCTACCTGGCCTTGATCGAGGGGCGGCGTGGCCATCTCGGAAAGGCCGAGGACCACCTCCGGACCTTCCTCTCCGTTGCCGGAGATCGCTTCGATCCATGGCGCGCCTCGGCTGAGATGCGCCTGGCCCGCCTCGATGACGAGCGCCATCTGATGGAACGGCCGGCCGCCAGACCTCTGCGGCTGGTGGATCTCGAGCACCAGGCATTTCATATCCAGGCGGATGCGGAGTTGCTGAAGACGGGCGAGGTCTCCTTCGCCCGCACGGTCGCTCGCTACCTGGATGACGCTCGCTCGCTGGTCGGGACGCGGGTCGGTGCCTATCCGGCCGAGCCCACGGCTGTGGTGCTGTATGGCAAGGCAGCCTACGTGAAGGCCCACGCCCATCGCTTCAGCTTCCAGACCGTGGGCTTCTTCGATGGCCGTATCCACGTGGTCTCGAAGGCCCACCCTGCCGGAGAGCTTCGTACGCTTCTCGTCCACGAGTACACCCATGCGCTCTTCCGCGAGCAGACTGGCGGCGATCGTCCCTTCTGGCTGAACGAGGGCCTGGCCGAGATCTACGAGCGCGCCTCCCAGCGTCGCGCACCCCTCTCCCGGGGCGAACAGACCCGCCTGCGAAACGCCCTCGAGCGAGGCCGCTGGATCGATCTGCATCGCCTGGCGCCCAGCTTTGCGGGGCTCGACAACAAGGAAGCGCGGCTCGCCTACGCGATTTCCACTTCCGCTGCCGACTGGATCGAGCGCCACAGCACGGCGGCCGGGAGGGCCCAATTGCTCCAACGCATCGGTGAGGGTTGGCCTGCCGACAAGGCGTTGCGCGAGGCCATCGGCCTCGATACCGCGGGTCTGGAGCGCTCGCTTCAGGCGGAGTTGCGCGGCGCTCGCGAAGGGCATGGCGCGGCTCAGCCCGCGGCCCAGCCCTAG